DNA sequence from the Sediminibacillus dalangtanensis genome:
GAAGAGCGCCCTTCCAATGTTCAGACACGTTCCAAGCGGGAACAAACACTAGCGAAAGAGTTAGTGGACCTGGATATCATGGAATTGACTCCATTGGAAGCGATGAATATCCTTTATCAACTACAGAAGAAAGCGAAAAAGTAACTGGTGAGGAGGAATAGCATGCGTATAAAGCAAATGCCGGACGCACTTGCGAACAAAATAGCGGCGGGTGAAGTTGTCGAACGTCCGGCTTCCGTTGTAAAGGAGCTGGTCGAAAACAGCATCGATGCGAACAGCAGCTTTATCAAAATCGAAGTGTCTGAAGCTGGACTAGAGAGAATAAAGATAACGGATAACGGGGACGGAATGAGTGAACCGGACTGTGAACGGTCTGTGCTCCGCCACGCTACCAGTAAAATAAGTGAGGAAAATGATCTTTTTCATGTTCGGACACTTGGTTTCCGAGGGGAAGCACTTGCCAGTATCGCGGCCGTTAGCAGGTTGACCGTTAAATCCTCGACCGGAGATGAAGCAGGTACCCTGCTGGAACTTGAAGGAGGAAAACTGGTCAGAAAATCAAAAAGTGATGCCAGGCAGGGTACAGAGATCGTTGTGGAAAATTTGTTTTTTAATACACCTGCCCGTCTAAAATACATGAAGACGATTCATACAGAACTGGGACACATTACCGATGTAATGAACCGGATGGCTTTATCTCATCCAACTATCCGCTTTGAAGTTTATCATAATGAAAAGCAGCTGTTTCGATCGCCCGGGAGGGGAGATTTACTGCAAATCATTGCTCAAGTATACGGAATGAATGTTGCAAAAAAAATGGTCCCGGTTGAGCACTCTACGCTTGATTTTTCCATTAAAGGTTATGTGGCCAAACCGGAAGTGACAAGGGCATCGAGAAATTATATATCCACTATCGTCAATGGCCGGTTTATCAGGAGTATCGCCTTGAACAAGGCAATTGCCAAAGGGTACCATACGCTGTTGCCGATTGGAAGACACCCGTTAGTTGTGTTGAACATCCAAATGGATCCCATATTGGTCGATGTAAATGTGCATCCGGCTAAACTGGAGGTGCGTTTCAGCAAGGAGAAAGAATTGTTTGAAGCAATTGAATCTACCATAAGGGAAGCTTTCCGGAAAGAGACGCTCATCCCTGAGGCAAGTCAACCCAAGCCTAATCGCCAGCCAAGTGTACAAAACAGTTTTGAATTCCATGAACCTGCTCCCTATCCGACGGCAAAGGAAAACACCCAAATGTATGATGGGCAGGAACATGTCGGGATGATTGACGATCGGCTGGCTAAAACAGCGGAAGAAGCATCGGAACTATCAATGGATGAGCGACTGAAGGAAACCTTCCCGGAGGTGGAACAGTATCCTCATCAAGAGGATAGTCGGGATTGGACTGCAGAACCAGTACAGGCCATTGAAGAAGAGCAGGAAACGAAAACCGACCGAATACCAGCTATGTACCCTATCGGACAGCATCATGGCACCTATATTCTTGCACAAAATGAAAATGGTTTGTATATTATCGACCAGCATGCCGCCCAGGAACGCATAAAATATGAATTTTTTAAAGAGAAAATCGGAGAAGTGCCAAATGAAGTACAGGAGCTCTTAATGCCTTTAACTTTTGACTTTTCAAAACAGGAAGCCTTGCTGATCGAACAATACCAGGAAGAATTTAGGAGGATCGGTTTGTTCTTTGAACCATTTGGTGAACAAAGTTACGCAATACGATCGCATCCTCAATGGTTCCCTAAAGGTTTTGAAGAGGAAGTTATCCAGGAAATTGTTGAGCAAGTAATCGCTGATGAAAAAGTGAATATTAAAAAAATCAGGGAAGAAGCGGCCATTTTAATGTCCTGTAAACGATCCATTAAAGCAAACCATTACTTGAATCATGATGATATGTTCCGGTTGCTAGAAGACTTGAGAAAATCGACCGATCCGTTCACTTGCCCGCACGGACGTCCTATTATTGCCCATTTTTCTCCTTATGATATGGAAAAAATGTTCAAGCGTGTGATGTGATTGTTATAAACAGAATGATTGCCAGCTTGTAGAAAATACAGTTTTCTGCAAGCTTTTAATTGTATAGGAAATGATAAATTTGACTGTCTGTGGATCATTATTGGCTGAAACAGCCACGTCCAGCTCCAGCGCCTCCTCCCTCGAGGTCTTAAGCCCACCCTCTGTGTGGCAAAAAGCGCCACGCCGAGGCTGTTCTTAAGCTTGTCGGAGGCCCAAACGATGTGGGTCATGCAGGCGTTGCTACAGGACGTGGCGGCTCTAGTCTGTACTCCTTTAAACAGGCGCTTGCGCTTTTGTCCTTTGGACTGTTTGAACATAGAGAGAAAATACGACATAGTGTTTTTTTAGCGAGACATTCTCTCCTCTGTTGTTTGGGCGGTAGGGATCTAAAATATAGTTTGCAGTTTAACCGCTTATTCGAGAAGCAACAAACTGCGAAATGAAGTTTTCTGCCGTTTCTTTCTTAACGCTTTTCATGTTTGTTATTAGTGTTGGCGGGGTATTTAGATAACAACAGTTAACGATTATGTATAATTCGCGTACATAATAAAAAAATAACCCTATAGAAAGGTGTGATGGAAAATGGCGGAAAACTTAAATGTGCATGTGAATGAAAATATGCCGGAAAATCAACGATTGATCAATTTTTTAAATCAAGAGCTGTCAAATTTTGCGGTGCTATATGTTAAACTTCATCGATACCACTGGTTTGTCACTGGCAGACACTTTTTTAAATTACACGAGGTGTTCGAGGAACTTTATAACGAGGCAGCAGAAGACTTGGATAACATAGCGGAACGGGTACTTGCTATCGGCGGTAGGCCCTTGGCCACTATGCATAAATACATCAAAGAGGCGACCATCCATGAAGCACAGGCAGACGATACAGAAGATGAAATTGTCACCCAGCTTTCTCGCGATTATCAGACGATCATCGATGAAATCAAAGAGAAAGGCGGTAAGTTGGCGGAAGAAGTGAATGACCAGCCATCGCTTGATCTGTTAAACGAACTACAGGGTCGTTTGGAAAAACATGTGTGGATGTTGACTGCTTTTGAAGGCCATCTAAAATAATAAGTTCACATAAGAATAGTGTTAACCATGCATTCAACTTGTAGAGAAACCTTGTGTTTTTCTGCAAGTTTTTTTAATCCACGATTGCTTCTTTTCCAAGTTCTCCTTAGCATAAGCTTTTATTAAAAAGCCTCCACGATGGACAACTGCTTTCAAAGAGATTTAGTTATGAAACATATAAAATACGACATAACGCTCACGCAGTAACAGCTTCCTCCCATCCTATACAGTGCTAATCCGGCGCTGTGGAAAAAACACTCGCTTTCCGTGGGACTGCGATTACTCGTCCCATCGTAAACACTCGTGCTGCGGGAAGAGAGGTACCCGCAGAGCGCTTGTTCTAGTAAGTTCACCAGGCGCCCGCGCAAAAAGCACAAGGTATTTACGCAGCGTTGGTCTACACTGCTTCTATGGAGGGATAGAAGGACTCAATGAGAAAGTTAGTTCGCAGTGTATAACAGCTTTTCTTTACCAAGCAACCCGTGTACGAGCGTATAACAACCGAAAAAGGAGGCGCTGAATGAAACAGCGCCTCCTTTTTATTACCTTCTTACTGCACGGATGATGAGACTTAGTATTAGCACGAAAATAATCGCACCGATTAATGCGGGGATAAGATAAATGCCACCTAGTTCAGGACCCCATTCCCCGAACAATTCTCCTCCAATCCATGCACCGATAATACCTGCGATAATGTTACCGAAAATACCTGCCGGTAAATCCTTTCCGACTACTAAACCAGCAAGCCAACCGATTAGTCCGCCGACTATTAAATAGATAATAAAACCCATATTGTGTTGCCTCCTTTTAGTATTTCGCTATTTTTGCTGTTAAGTTGAAAACTACAGTATAGGATACTGCGTTTATAAAACATGTACCCTGACAAAGTAAAAACCAAACGCTTGCTTAGATTGATTGTCAGACGAGAAGATTGCGAAAAATCAAAGTTGATGTATAATGGTTTATCAAAAGGATAGTATAACCAAAACGTTAATTTATAATCTTAGGAGTATTAGCATGAAACCAGTTGTAGTTGCGGTTGTTGGTCCGACAGCTGTCGGAAAGACCAGTTTGAGCGTAGAAATAGGCAGGAACTTTTCCGGAGAAGTAATCAGCGGCGACTCGATGCAAATTTATCGAGGAATGGATATAGGGACGGCAAAAATAACAAAAGAAGAAACAAAAGGCGTGCCACATCACATGATTGATATAAAGCAGCCCGGCGAGACGTTCTCTGTTGCAGAATTCCAACAAAAAGTAGCGGATTATGTGAGGGAGATCACGGAAAGAAATCATTTACCAATTATCGCCGGAGGAACTGGCTTATACATACAAGCTGCTTTAAACGGTTATATTTTCGCTGACGAGAAGAGAGATGATACCTTTCATGCAAAACTTGAAAAGGATATCAATCAGTATGGAATCGATTCATTCTATGCCAAGCTGCAACGAGTAGATCCGGAACAAGCTGAAAAGATCCATCCCAATAATAAGCGCAGAGTCATCCGTGCCTTGGAAGTATATGAAAAGACAGGCAAAACGATGAGTGAATATCAAGCGGGGCAAAAGGGAGACTCTCCTTATCGTCCTATTATCATTGGTTTGGAAATGGAAAGGGATTTACTTTATCAACGGATCAACGAGCGGGTTGACGTAATGATTGAAACAGGGCTTGTGGAAGAAGTAAAGAATCTATATAATCGAGGTTTTGCAAACAGTCAGTCCATGAAAGCAATTGGATATAAAGAAATAATTCCTTATCTTAAAGGGGAAATGACCCTGGATGAAGCTGTCGATTTGTTAAAGCGAAATTCTCGAAGGTTTGCCAAGCGACAGTTGACATGGTTTAAGAATAAGATGGATATTCATTGGTACACGATAAAAACTGGACAAAAGGAGGAACAATTTGAAATAATTTTATCGGAATTAGCAGGAATGCTAAAGAAAAAATAGAAATTACATAGTACAGATAAAAAGAGGAGGAAAAACTATGTCTCAATCGGTAAATATTCAAGACCAATATTTAAACCAACTCCGGAAAGAACGGATTCAAGTCACCGTTTTTTTATTAAATGGTTTTCAGTTGAGAGGGACCGTGAAAGCTTTTGATAACTTTACCGTTCTATTTGATACGGACGGTAAGCAGCAATTAATTTTCAAACATGCTATTTCGACGTTTGCGCCAGTTAAGAACGTTGCTTTGGAAAAGGAATAATACCAAAGAGGTTCCGTATCGGCTGTAAGGATATAGGTAACAAAAAAGGCGTTCATCGAGCGCCTTTTTTTAATTTTAATCGCGTCCGGTTCCAGGACGATGTTGTTTGCCGCCGGACTATGGGCGAATGTCACACTCGCTGCCCTTTCCACGTATAATATCGTGAATAAGGGGTGGTAATGTGGAATCTCAAGTATCTTTAAAACGAAATGGCCAAATAAATATTATTTTAAACGAAAGAGAAAAACTCTCTACCTCCAGAGAAACAAGGGAAGAAAATAGCTATGACCCATTTGTTGACATCGACCATCAATTTTCATCCTTTATTGGTTTAGCCAACCTGAAGGATACCATGAAAGAAATTTACGCATCGATCACCATTAACCAAAAAAGGGAAAAAGCTGGGTTAAAAGCGGAAAAACAGGTACTGCACATGCTTTTCAAGGGGAACCCGGGAACCGGAAAGACCACCGTGGCAAGGCAGCTTGCCAGAACGTTGTTTGAAATGAATATTTTGTCTAGAGGACATTTTATCGAAGCGGAGAGAGCTGATCTAGTAGGAGAATATATTGGCCATACCGCACAGAAAACAAGAGATTTAATCGAGAAGGCAAAAGGCGGCATTTTGTTTATTGATGAAGCCTATTCACTGGGGCGCGGCGGTGATAAAGATTTCGGAAAAGAAGCGATTGATACACTGGTGAAGCATATGGAAGACAGCCACAATGAATTTATTTTGATTTTGGCTGGTTATCCAAACGAAATGGAATACTTTCTGTCGTTAAATCCAGGGTTGGTTTCTCGATTTCCAATCGTCCTTGAGTTTGAAGATTACTCTGTAGGGCAATTACTCGAAATAGCCAAACAGATGGCCGCTGAAAGGGAATACCACTTTACGAAGGAAGCGGAGTGGAAACTGCAAGATTATTTAATCAAGCAAAAACAGAACAAAAGCCATGATTTCTCAAATGCCCGCTTTGTACGTAATTTATTGGAGAAATCCATTCGAAAGCATGCTGTCCGATTGATGAGAAAGCAAAACCTAACGACCAAAGATCTGACCACCATCACCAAAAGTGATCTTCATTTGGATTAGATGGCAACTAGAACCTTGCTGCGCGAGGTTCTAGTTTTTATTTCGTTATATATCTGATATGATGAAAGCAGAATCAGAGAAAGAGGTTGAACAGATGCAGGAAAAAGTGCTAATCATAGCTGTCCGACAACCAAGACAAGAAGAGGAACGCTTTCAATCTTCACTGAGTGAATTACAGTCTCTTACGGAAACAGCGCAGGGAAATGTCCTGAAAATTATTACACAAAATCGGGAAAGGATACATCCTGCTCTTTACATGGGCGAAGGGAAGGTGCAGGAACTTACTGAAATTGTGGAGGAATGGGAAATAGATTTAGTCATATCCAATGACGAGCTTTCACCAAGCCAGGCCAAAAATCTAGGTGAACGGCTCGGTGTACGAATTATAGATAGAAGTCAATTGATTCTCGATATCTTTGCAAAACGGGCTAATACAAAAGAAGGAAAACTGCAAGTGGAATTGGCGCAGTTGGAATATATGCTTCCTCGTCTTTATGGGCAAGGAAAGTCGCTATCCCGGCTTGCAGGAGGTATCGGTACCCGTGGTCCCGGTGAAACCAAATTAGAGTCTGACCGTAGGCACATTAGACGAAGAATAGACGAAATCAAGGCAAGATTGCAAGCAGTTGTGAACCAACGCGCACAGTATAGAAGCAGAAGAAAAGAAAACAAAGCATTTCAAATAGCGATTGTCGGTTATACGAATGCCGGAAAATCCACTTTTTTTAATCGGATAACCAAAAGTGAATCACTGGAAGAAAATCAACTGTTTGCAACTCTTGATCCGATGACGCGTCAAATTCAGCTTCCTTCCGGGTTTGCTGCCTTAATCACGGACACGGTAGGTTTCATCCAAGATTTACCGACGACATTGATTGCAGCTTTTCGCTCTACGCTGGAAGAAGTAACAGAGGCCGATTTTATCCTCCACATGGTGGATGCTTCCCACCCGGATTTGGAGAATCATTCGAAAACAGTAAACAAACTGTTAGAGGATTTGGGAGCGGAAAAGCTGCCTATGCTAACTGTCTATAATAAAAAAGACATCCTGCAGGAGGATTTTATTCCTTCCGTACATCCATCGATGACGATAAGCGCCCACGATCCAATCGATTTAAAGCGGGTATTGCATGAAGTTGAACAAATACTTATCGAGCAGTGGGAAGCATACCAGACCTTTCTCCCGCCTGATGAAGGTAAGTTACTTCAAACATTGAGGAGAAAGACGATTATGACGGACCGTTATTTTGATGAAGAAAGAGATGGATATCGGGTCAGTGGTTATATTAGCCCTGACCATCCATTAAAATATAGGGTGAAGGAGCAGCACGAGAAAGAATGATTGATTCAACCATCAAAGAAGCAGAACAGGATATACAAAAACAAATACAAGTAACAAACAAGATTTCGGAAACCAATCAAAGAAGTGTGTTGCAGGCTTTTCAGAAACATCGAGTCAGTGACAGCCATTTCCATGCTACAACCGGTTATGGATACGATGATTTTGGAAGGGAAACCCTTGAAGCAGTTTATGCAGAAGTTTTCGGGGGAGAAGACGCATTGGTGCGTCCTCAAATCGTCTCTGGTACACACGCAATTACAACAGCCCTGTTCGGTCTCCTGCGTCCGGGGGATGAGTTGCTTTATATGACCGGCAAACCCTATGATACCTTAGAAGAGGTGATCGGCAGCCGTGGGTCAAATAATGGGAGTCTCAAGGATTTCGGCATCGATTATTGTGCGGTGGACTTGAAGGGAAATGGAGCAATTGATTGGAATAAAGTAAAACAATCAGTGAAGACAAATACAAAAGTTGTAGCTATTCAGCGATCGAAGGGTTATCATGACCGCCCATCTTTTACGATCGACGAAATAAAAGAGATGGTTCAGTTTATTAAACACTTGGACAAGGACTTGCAAGTGTTCGTGGATAACTGCTATGGCGAATTTGTTGAAACGAAAGAACCGCTCCATGTGGGAGCAGATTTGATTGCCGGTTCACTGATTAAGAATCCCGGTGGCGGGATCGTCCGCACGGGAGGATACATTGCCGGTAAAAAACATCTGGTAGAACAGTGTGCCAACCATTTGACAGCACCTGGACTAGGTAAAGAAACCGGTGCGAGCCTCGGAATGTTACAGGAGATGTTCCAAGGACTTTTTTTGGCACCGCATGTAGTTGGAGAAGCGGTGAAGGGCGCCGTTTTCACATCGCGCTTTTTGGAAAAAAAAGGGTTTCAAACAACGCCGGCCTATCAGGCGAAAAGGACGGATTTGATCCAATCAGTTAATTTTGATACAGCAGAACAAATGATCGCTTTTTGCCAGGCTATTCAACAAGCATCTCCTGTCAATTCTTTTGTCACGCCTTATCCTTCCGCGATGCCGGGGTATGAAGATGAAGTGATCATGGCTGCCGGGACTTTCATTCAGGGTGCAAGCCTTGAACTTACAGCTGACGGACCGATTCGTCCGCCATATACTGCTTATGTCCAAGGCGGTCTTACTTATGCACACGTAAAAATCGCGGTAACAGAAGCAGTGAAGACGTTACAAGAAAAAGGGTATTTATTAAAATAATGACATAAAAGAATCAGCCATTGAAGTGGCTGATTCTTTTATATGGCAATATTCAAAAAGAATTTTGTGTTTGGACAAAAGTTGACTATCATTTTCCTATTATAGTGATAGGAGCATTTACTGAAAGCAAAGACAATTAAAAAAGAAGAAAATGAACCCTTAACTCTAT
Encoded proteins:
- the mutL gene encoding DNA mismatch repair endonuclease MutL → MRIKQMPDALANKIAAGEVVERPASVVKELVENSIDANSSFIKIEVSEAGLERIKITDNGDGMSEPDCERSVLRHATSKISEENDLFHVRTLGFRGEALASIAAVSRLTVKSSTGDEAGTLLELEGGKLVRKSKSDARQGTEIVVENLFFNTPARLKYMKTIHTELGHITDVMNRMALSHPTIRFEVYHNEKQLFRSPGRGDLLQIIAQVYGMNVAKKMVPVEHSTLDFSIKGYVAKPEVTRASRNYISTIVNGRFIRSIALNKAIAKGYHTLLPIGRHPLVVLNIQMDPILVDVNVHPAKLEVRFSKEKELFEAIESTIREAFRKETLIPEASQPKPNRQPSVQNSFEFHEPAPYPTAKENTQMYDGQEHVGMIDDRLAKTAEEASELSMDERLKETFPEVEQYPHQEDSRDWTAEPVQAIEEEQETKTDRIPAMYPIGQHHGTYILAQNENGLYIIDQHAAQERIKYEFFKEKIGEVPNEVQELLMPLTFDFSKQEALLIEQYQEEFRRIGLFFEPFGEQSYAIRSHPQWFPKGFEEEVIQEIVEQVIADEKVNIKKIREEAAILMSCKRSIKANHYLNHDDMFRLLEDLRKSTDPFTCPHGRPIIAHFSPYDMEKMFKRVM
- a CDS encoding Dps family protein, with the protein product MAENLNVHVNENMPENQRLINFLNQELSNFAVLYVKLHRYHWFVTGRHFFKLHEVFEELYNEAAEDLDNIAERVLAIGGRPLATMHKYIKEATIHEAQADDTEDEIVTQLSRDYQTIIDEIKEKGGKLAEEVNDQPSLDLLNELQGRLEKHVWMLTAFEGHLK
- a CDS encoding GlsB/YeaQ/YmgE family stress response membrane protein; protein product: MGFIIYLIVGGLIGWLAGLVVGKDLPAGIFGNIIAGIIGAWIGGELFGEWGPELGGIYLIPALIGAIIFVLILSLIIRAVRR
- the miaA gene encoding tRNA (adenosine(37)-N6)-dimethylallyltransferase MiaA, producing the protein MKPVVVAVVGPTAVGKTSLSVEIGRNFSGEVISGDSMQIYRGMDIGTAKITKEETKGVPHHMIDIKQPGETFSVAEFQQKVADYVREITERNHLPIIAGGTGLYIQAALNGYIFADEKRDDTFHAKLEKDINQYGIDSFYAKLQRVDPEQAEKIHPNNKRRVIRALEVYEKTGKTMSEYQAGQKGDSPYRPIIIGLEMERDLLYQRINERVDVMIETGLVEEVKNLYNRGFANSQSMKAIGYKEIIPYLKGEMTLDEAVDLLKRNSRRFAKRQLTWFKNKMDIHWYTIKTGQKEEQFEIILSELAGMLKKK
- the hfq gene encoding RNA chaperone Hfq, whose protein sequence is MSQSVNIQDQYLNQLRKERIQVTVFLLNGFQLRGTVKAFDNFTVLFDTDGKQQLIFKHAISTFAPVKNVALEKE
- the spoVK gene encoding stage V sporulation protein K, yielding MESQVSLKRNGQINIILNEREKLSTSRETREENSYDPFVDIDHQFSSFIGLANLKDTMKEIYASITINQKREKAGLKAEKQVLHMLFKGNPGTGKTTVARQLARTLFEMNILSRGHFIEAERADLVGEYIGHTAQKTRDLIEKAKGGILFIDEAYSLGRGGDKDFGKEAIDTLVKHMEDSHNEFILILAGYPNEMEYFLSLNPGLVSRFPIVLEFEDYSVGQLLEIAKQMAAEREYHFTKEAEWKLQDYLIKQKQNKSHDFSNARFVRNLLEKSIRKHAVRLMRKQNLTTKDLTTITKSDLHLD
- the hflX gene encoding GTPase HflX gives rise to the protein MQEKVLIIAVRQPRQEEERFQSSLSELQSLTETAQGNVLKIITQNRERIHPALYMGEGKVQELTEIVEEWEIDLVISNDELSPSQAKNLGERLGVRIIDRSQLILDIFAKRANTKEGKLQVELAQLEYMLPRLYGQGKSLSRLAGGIGTRGPGETKLESDRRHIRRRIDEIKARLQAVVNQRAQYRSRRKENKAFQIAIVGYTNAGKSTFFNRITKSESLEENQLFATLDPMTRQIQLPSGFAALITDTVGFIQDLPTTLIAAFRSTLEEVTEADFILHMVDASHPDLENHSKTVNKLLEDLGAEKLPMLTVYNKKDILQEDFIPSVHPSMTISAHDPIDLKRVLHEVEQILIEQWEAYQTFLPPDEGKLLQTLRRKTIMTDRYFDEERDGYRVSGYISPDHPLKYRVKEQHEKE
- a CDS encoding methionine gamma-lyase family protein; translated protein: MIDSTIKEAEQDIQKQIQVTNKISETNQRSVLQAFQKHRVSDSHFHATTGYGYDDFGRETLEAVYAEVFGGEDALVRPQIVSGTHAITTALFGLLRPGDELLYMTGKPYDTLEEVIGSRGSNNGSLKDFGIDYCAVDLKGNGAIDWNKVKQSVKTNTKVVAIQRSKGYHDRPSFTIDEIKEMVQFIKHLDKDLQVFVDNCYGEFVETKEPLHVGADLIAGSLIKNPGGGIVRTGGYIAGKKHLVEQCANHLTAPGLGKETGASLGMLQEMFQGLFLAPHVVGEAVKGAVFTSRFLEKKGFQTTPAYQAKRTDLIQSVNFDTAEQMIAFCQAIQQASPVNSFVTPYPSAMPGYEDEVIMAAGTFIQGASLELTADGPIRPPYTAYVQGGLTYAHVKIAVTEAVKTLQEKGYLLK